A segment of the Corylus avellana chromosome ca2, CavTom2PMs-1.0 genome:
ggagcaccatctagataaatctttgtagagAACCTTCAAGATGGATgaagaaccatctagataaatctttgtagagAACCTTCAAGATGGATAGAGAACAATCTAAATAAATCTTTGTAGGacttgctccattttgtttaatcaaaatcttatcttaagtagggaaaaacCTTGTCGACAGCCAACAATTAATGGTTAACAAGATTTGAGTTTCAAATTTCTTAAAACTACTCCAAAAATTGCATAACTTGGGGACTTcacccaaaaaccctaattttcctAGAAGTCTAGAACCTTCAATCCATTCAGCAATCCCTTGCTTTCTCTCAAAATTCCTTTCACCAAAACACCAAGGCACACGTGAGAGAGGAATGAAGGAAATCTAAATTCTCATCCAATTAAGTTTCAAAAACCGATTCTCTTTGCAAGTAAATGTTACCATgctctttaaaattttgttgttcCGAATTGATCATGTTTTATTCATAACTTTTTCAAGCATTTTATCCAATGAGAATTTGATATTCTAATTGGATGAAATGAAAATGGTTTTggtaaaagaagagagaatgaatTGTGAAAATGGTTCAGGGAATGTTCTCCCTCCAGCTTTTAGTTCTTAAACATCATAgttcacaaaacaaaatattttatttaggattCTTATTGATCTCATACGACtaccaaataatataaaaaggaGAGTTTTCTCTcaaattgagttgaaaaaaatttcttcaatctaatttattaaaatgacaTTTGTCTTTAGAGCACATAATTTTCACCTACTATACATGTGAGAGTCGCATATTCTAAGACAGACATGACaaatatcagtttaataaacaaaattgaaacaaaatttctGGAATCCAGTTTACAAGTGAATAGAATTTGGACAATTTATTTACTTGTTGACTTGATGTGTTTCATTTTATCCAAAGTTTAAGCATAtaggaagagatgaatttaGCATTTttatcaatactttaacaatttcTCTCATTctcaaactccatttttaaCCGATGAAGCCTatcatgtaaaatatttaactagtttcaaacactaaaaatacataaatttaataatataataaatactttttaacatattATACAACCCATAGCAGAAAGATaccttacacacacacacatatatatatatactcacacaAAGTTACAAACAACATTTTCAGTTTCAATGGAAGCTAGCTAGCGCTAGCTAGCACGCCGGCACTCACGTGGGTGACCCTGAGGAAATCGCTTAAAATCAGTGCAATAGTTGTAAATCATGAAGTACTTTTGCACCCATCTGAGACGTCTTCGCCCATTTGCATCGAGCCCTTGAGTTTGCCAACCACCAGGAGTGGGGGAGCTCGTTGACGTTGAACCACAAGAAGATGAGCCTGTAGACCACACGCAGGCATTAGCATTGAAGTTACGATAGTAGGCAGTGAAAGGAGCCTTGGACCAATCCGTTTTCACAAGCCCACCCCTTGTTGCCCATTGGTCTGCATTCCAGAGGCTCGAGTAAAGCTTCATGGGCTGGCTCTTGGGGAAGGGAACCCCAATGGACTCTTCGTTGTGGAATACTCTTATGGGGGTGTTATCCACCAAGAAACTgcagagagagagcgagagagaaaataccaaaaaatgttatttaaattGATGGTGTACTAGAATATTCAAAATATTGGTTCAGAATCTTACGGCCGGGTGACGTCAAACCCTTTAATTATAATCGGATAAGATAATTTCATGCTGAGTTTGTGACAGGTCCCcggatcgtgtcaaaaattgtcagcattaatataaaactatatatagatCAATTCTAgcttaatttatttaattaaacgagtcaaatcACTTGATCCAAATTCACTGATTTCGTGTTCATGTTGAGTTCACGGGTCTGATGAGATGGATTACATGATGTGAGAAGTAAATATCTTAAATTCactgttagagagagagaaatactAAGTTACTGCAAAAATGCTTAACTTAATGGTGTACTAGAATATTCAAAATATTGGTTAATTAAGAATCTTAGGGCCGGGTGACGTCAAACCTTTTAACtcgttaattttatattgggtttgTGACGGGTCTATTGATCGTGTTAAAAATTGCCAACTAAACATTAAAATTGTCAATTATAAATGTCTTGTGTCAaaacatgaatatatataaaagattatataaataaattataacctgacttgtttaattaaataagttccAAATTCACTAATTTTATATGGAGTTAATGTCGAATTTACGAATTGTGTTCAAAATTTGCATATCATCAAACTGAGATGCATGGATTACACGATGTGAGAAGTAAAGATCTTACATAATTAGCTGTGGATTCCATACAAAGGAATAGGTGTGGAAATCTTTTGTTGGGTCAAACCAGAGGTAGAATTGTTGCTCTCTCTCCCCTTTCCCTTGTGTATAGACGTTTGTGTGGACGATATAGGGCTGTCCACTCAAGTTCCCCAagaactcaaaatcaatctcgTCATGATTAGTCCCCTCTGAGGATAGCTGCAGAAATTAAAGAACAAACTTGGAGCTAGCAaattttctcttgtttctcAATATATGTCAAAAATGGAGATAAGAGATTTACATAGTAAGCCGTGACGGTGCCAGCAGAGTTACCAGAGACGAGCTTCAGCTGCATGTCGATCCTTCCAAACAGATATTCTCTTTTGGATTGGAAACCAGAGCCAGATATTTGGTCAAGTGACAGTGTGAGAAGCTTCCCTTTATCTAGAATCTTCCCACGATGATCCCCCCACATTATGTCACAATCTCCATCAAAAGTGCCAGCAGAAGAAACCACAAAGGAGCTCACAAAGAGTGAAACCAAGAGCAACTCTGAAATCCTATGACAAATGTATACTGCCATCTCTAGAGATCGAGAGAATTAATTGGAATATGGTGAGATTGTGTATTTGTGTTGGGAGGAGGAATTTATAGGtaatggagagagaaagagagggttGTGGTGAAGGGTGTAGGATGCTTGAAGAAGTAGTGTACATTTATCAATAAATATACAGAGGGAATGGAGCTGGCAATTGGGTGTCTTTAGCTAATTAGAAAGCTGTGAATGAGTTTGGAGTATATAGGGATAGAACATTTAAAAGGTCCGTAAAATTGCAGTTTTGACTTTAAAAtcgtgtgtttttaaaatcaataaatatacAAAGGAAACGGAGCTGGCAGTTGAGTGTTTTTAGCTAATAAGAAAGTTGTGAATGAGTTTATAGTATACGGTGCAGTTTTATCTTTAAAatcatgtattttttataaaaaaaatgtatctcATTGCCGATTGagatttcttaaaatttgttttaaatttgagatcctcaaattaataaatctcaGCTGTTTATCTCATCTAAGCGACTAAGATAAGCcatattttagaatttaatgagaaaactacccttaaagaatttaataagccatattttttcattaaatactAAAGCATAacttattttagtaatttaaatgagaaaaattgctgaaattaatgaatttaagaatctcaaatttagagAATCTCAATCCTCTCATTCCTTGTGATTTGAAATTCTGAGGGCCCACTGGCAGATTTGGCTTTGCCTTGGCAAACAGCCGAGGAAGGCTCAGAGCAATGTGCCTGAATATGATATAACCTTCCAATTTTGAAGCTTCGTGCGTGATTATATGTGATGAGATACAGAGAGGATAAATTATTTGACATCATGCAAGAGGACACGTGCAGGACCCTAAAGTAATGTGGCTGAAGAGGTTGTATGGAAATAAGAGTTGGAGCTGGCTAGCTATCACAGAAACGCGTGTATGTTGCATGGCCACATGACCTGGCGCCATCTTCTGCGCTACCTTTAATTGCTGTGTGATTATCTCCAGAATAAGCTATAATATTTTCAAGTATATAATATGACCTAAACTTGACACACAAATACAAATTAACTCCCCCAACTCCAAAGAccaactactatatatatatatatatatatatatagtagttaattagtattatataatcaaatcaccctatatactatatatatataagattataaGTGCGTTTGGAATTACAGTTTCGCAAAAacaatctgcgtttttaaaatatcGCAAAATAtaaggtgtttgacattgcgatttaaaaagtacttagtttaaaataatattaaatataaaattgcttaattgaagaaaaaaaaaaaaaaacgcgaatttaaactaaaatcactaTTTCGCATAATAAGTATTTGatgaaaaaacatttttgaacatgttttaccaaacgcctttgagatttcaaaaacgcaatttttaaaatctcacttaTTGAAACTGCAATTCGAAACGAACCCTATATAAGTTACTTTAAGTTGATCGATTTAATTAAACGAGATTAAATCTCTCAACTTTAATgctctaattttatattgggttagcatgtcatgtcaaaaattatctaTCATTATATCGTATGTTAGGTTTGAGTCGTGTCAAAATATAGATATAAGATCATATAGGTCAATCCTAACcgaacctatttaattaaacgggtcatacTCCTCAACCCTAACcttttaatttcgtgttgaattTGTGTCGGGTTTcgtatataaaaaattgttggtgtaagaaatttcatttaaagtatgtcccttatgtaacatatattattgtaattacaatatatatatatataattacggtgttcagtaatttattccaattaaagcttattgtgtgaaatcaaatattcagaattaaattgctgatttaattattggggaacaagtatttgatttcaatcaaatattctgaattaaattgttgatttaattcttatggaacaagtatttgatttcattactgattttattttgtggaatcaattagctgtatttatttaatttttattcattgacgggaggaataattaagataacagctctaattgagggtccctgacctacctataaataaggcctgtgtattgcATCAATTGGCattcactggtaggcataggtcagaagaacctctcaatattttttttttttttttttttttatccggATGGGCCAATTTAAATGGATTGGGCTTTTGGGTCAGCCCACTTAATGACCCACGACACTGACCCGGTTCCTATATGGGTTTGAAAACCCTACCCGGCATCCTTAAGTCCCAACCCGGGAACCCTAGCCCTTGCGCCGCCGCCGCCGCTTCACCTTCACTATGTGCCGCTGCCTCCCCTTTAGCCTTCCTCATGCGTCGGCCACGCAAGGTCGCCGCTCAATAGCCAAATGGCCACGGTGATTGGCAAGGGGGCGGCGTTCCGTCCAGCACCACCGCCAAAAACAACGCTGCCGTCCCACACGTGCATCCGAACTGTGATGGGCTGCCGACTTCATGCGACAGTTAATCAGGACCGCTGCACAGCAGCCCCAGATGACATTGACTGGCGGGGATCAGTGACCCCGTCCAAACCCACAGGCAGCCCGTGCAGGGCTGCCGTTGCTTTGAGTCACAGGCGGCCCGATGCGAGCTGCCACTCACTTTatgcggccaacgccgctgCAGGTGGGTAAAAAACGGTCCTTTatgcggccaacgccgctgCAGTGGGGAGCCGGCGAGCTCCGGTTCCGCTGGGCAGTGGGCAGCCTTTCTGGCTTGCTTGTCTCTCGGTTCCCAAGTTGTTTTGTTCCAAGATTCACAGGAACAAGGAGGGCAATTTGGTCACGAAAGAAACAAATCAGTAAGTGGTCATGGCTTATTGGCTTTCATTCATTTTcgacagaaacaaaacaaaacaatataaatcCGTGGGTTTCATGCTTTATGCTCCTCAccatatattttgtttcaataatcaatgaacaaaataaaatattgttgaaacaaaattaaaattttatagcaggcatatctcaaaaattaaactgagcaaatatggcctagaggaggctctgataccacatgtaagaaataacatatatattaaatgctaattaacaataaaactagcagcggaaataatttaatatatatgtacctccggccattgctttgctcaagtagcttgaagaacaacttcacagcaaccaagttggaaaaaacaaaaaaataaaaaataaaaaaaataaaaaaaataaaaaataaataaattattgagaggttcttctgacctatgcctaccagtgagtgccaattgatggaatacacaggccttatttataggtaggtcagggactctcaattagagctgttaccttaattattcctcccatcaaggaataaaaattaaataaatacagctaattgattacacaaaataaaatcagtaatgaaatcaaatacttgttccacaagaattaaatcaacaatttcattcagaatattttattgaaatcaaatacttgttccccaagaattaaatcagcaatttaattctgaatatttgatttcacacaataagctttaattggaataaattactgaacaccgtaattatatatatattttataattacaataatatatgtgacataagggacatactttaaatggaatttcttacattctcccacttggctcTTATGActcataaattccttatggtgttcagttctatgatatgatcaatactttatttatttcaaccattcatggaatcttcccactcattcaaggaatactacacacgaatcatggcggtaaagcttttatatgataagccgtcccttccataTATCACGATGTGTAATACCttcctaaatgagtactttatggataatatactttatgaatgaacttcctataagtcattcgggtccaattttaattttatccccacggataagaataatataagtgtgcacaaaaatctttataacataacatttatgtctatagactaattaaagagaaactaagcacaaatgaattaatgaatctcatatatttcacatgactttatactttctttaccggtaaacctttagtcatgggatccgcaatcattaattcaatacatATATGCTCAATAAacacttattgtcacttaatgttctctttcatagtgatactttatgtcgatatacatacttctgcttctactcagtttattcttagaaaagataactatagtagaattaactcagaagatctttatgggtctaactataaaatcgacaatcttgaaACCTttaaaaaatgtctcaaccataatgcctgtgtaattaattcacaacATGTAATggcttttgctttcatggtagatgtagcaactgtagtctgcttactgcatcttcagtacatatatactgaagttgattctctactatctacacatttagcaaaaatcaaacatgaataaacaccaccaaatggtaagtgtatctttaggttaaaTTGTAGTTCTTGattcattgcatattccataatactatattgacccaatagtccaactgctatttcaatgtcaggtctaatgtagacctgtgcatacatatgaaatatttttcatctgccttacattttgggacattatcctctttaataataggtgctactgaagattcatagttcttcattctgaatctctcccaaaactttagtaagaggaactttatgtagcaaacctaaattaatgcttacaagcaaaatattatctatatacaggattaaaagaaatgtaactttactcccactgaccttaaggtatattcaatgattaacaaggttctcaataaacccaTGTGAGGTAATAACCTTGTAAAAATTTTGTATACCATGGATGAGAGAcatatcttagtccattaatagatttccttaatttgcaagctttctgactgttattaataaaacccttaagttgtcttatgtacacctcctccttaagatcctcattcaggaaaattgtttttcatatccttttgatatagctctaaaccaAAATGAGCTACTTATActatgataatcaatgccttccttttgagtaagatcattggctacaaatctagctttatatcgttcaacattacccggaagcatccttttaggttttgtaaacccatttgcagcctttGGCTACAACttcctttggtaagtcaacaagactgcagacttgaattttagccaatgatttcatctcctccttcatggcattgaaacacaatgtgaagttatctccacccaaaaggatgtgaaaacaatttttggatcgtccttaggtctgacataaaaatcagactcctggaagtatacaacataatcactaggattgttggtcaccttattctagagaatcttTTTAATCCTACTTCCTTTGCATTTGGCAAAGTCTAAGTAGGTTCATTATGAACTTGTTCCTCatgagttgactgttctgaaaccgattgtggttcaagataatcaatttgattttctttaagcacaatcaaacaacCTTCATGTGAAGGAGCTTCAGTtaactcttgtgcttcctctaattcaatcccttgaggataagcactcccactaagttcagcgtcctctagaaattttgaatatctagactcaacaattctaggattaaatgaagaacagtaaagcttaaaccccttggagtttactgtataacctataaaattttgctagttgtccttgaatctaattaccttaggtgtggattataaatcctcactagagcaagacaaccccatatgtgtaaacaatttgaacttggttccattcattccttaatttatgtGTCTTATGGACAACCCTGAATGGAACCCAattaaatgtatacacagcggttttcaaggcttcactccattaaGAGAATAGAATATTAGTATTACCTTTTATGTACCTATcataatactatctgcctctatcagatcttatgATCTtgactttgttttgttttgtttctctacttctaccttataggtactgaaagcatttaatgcccaaaccttatgatttagaagatagagatacataaaccttatatggttattaccgaaagagataagatatctctaaccatttaggcaagaagtatggaaaaggttacacttgtacatgatctcaagaatttcaaaaatccaTTTGTTGGCATctttagtggtatagttggtctgcttttccttaatgcagtccacataaataccaaagatagtaaatttcaagaaTCATAAAAACTCTATTatttatcgaccttttattttttatagagatatattccaatctccaatgccataacatagaggattttatcattcataagactctactttatgtcaacatttatatgcagggattaattttccaaaaaaattgggatctagattaattttaaataaaccattaatttaatattccatccaaaaatttcaataatgttcaaacttgattttaacaaactaaaatagaaattaaatttctaaaaaattttggaatatataaaacattattaaggtcaaaactataactgaattttaaaattaatctatagatcccaacaatCTCCActtgtaaacaagtattatttagaaaaccctgctttatgttgacaacgtggaccactaaaccaaattcaatccacacagtatttaggagagtcaataaaaaagattcatgacacagtagatatatgagattacctttatttcaagtcattaatgatactttatgcaatcgttctttatatgcccataattttccttagtgtaagagaaacaagtatcttaattgccataacactttattggcaccttgttctcattcatcaattattggacatgattgcctatcaAGGTCTTTTCTGTAACATGAGTAACTTCTgaattctcatgtcttaatctctcatcttcttaaACACATATGATCAGAAGTTTCTTTATTGATCAGTTATacttatgtgtgccacaagatatttgaaaaataccatatttagatgagagaatttaaaataaaatttaccacAATGACTCAAAAAATctcaacctttagggactttataatgagctgttatgtcctcatttccataatgtgctcgggcacattttgaaactgtaaaaagttttactttaaagcttttctattagggtgcaagccaaagccttattggaactcactaaatgttcctcaatgacctttctttggccctaaaacattaaggaataaagccctaatgctttccttgatatgagatttcatgaacgttgaaacttaagcgatttaaatcactacaatcgttcatgtttaataatctcatgcgGCATACTTGATTTCGTCCACACGAAACGCCAATTTTATCTCCAAATaccccaaagtgaaaagcacattttcttttcagtcaaaaaaaattgccactaggaattattggaacataaaatactaataattaaagcagtgaATACATCCaatgaccaagaaaaataatatactttaatgctataaaattaccttatttaaattaaccaatgttaatttaatagtaaatttcaacctacctgtgggaaAAGGTGCATcatgcatgaaatttactctttattaataagactaataaatttagcattaataaataaaattttccgtacctgtgggcctaagagatttttttttttttaatgttaaatttactatcttattctaattaactcataaaaataaaaacatcccTGTGGAGATtgacaaattaaatttatgaattaattacaacacgatgttaattttctttatgaagttcatatatataatcttgatgcaattatcattataaaatcgggatgctgtggctctcccaaaattattatgacaattgcgacttcattaacatcgaatttatttaaattaaccaatgctaatttaatagtaaatttcaacctaccctGTGGGCAAAGattgcatcacgcatgaaattcactctttattaataagactaataaatttaacattaataaataaaattttccgtacctgtgggcctaagggaaattttatttttaaagttaaatttattatcttattctaattaagtcataaaaataataacatccctgtggggattagtaattaaatttatgaattaattacaacaggatgttaattttctttatgaagtttacatatatgatcttgatgcaattatcattataaaatcaggatgctgtggctctcccaaaattattatgataatcacgacttcattaacatccaataactgtatagatgccaaaactaaagttcccaagaataaaagacaaaaccaacatgtcagtgggtaaacagtatttttccaaagtacaaccggacagtgtcccaggtaagtgagagggcgcacaacggcacacttaagtcccaagacttgccttggcagagctttccgattgcaatttttggatagtaccataaacattcaccaacacatgaggcttagttaattattctcaggtctaggcatcaaacaatttatatttaaacaattaaaagaataaatatatccttaagttcatgtattaaagaaacaataatttaatactgaacaatttaaatcataagataattaaaaatgtaacattaaaGTATTATAAATtgaatagcctaatggtcttgaaGTGACCTTAAGCCCTTTATCCCTCAAGAACCCAAGTTCTCAATCCAcatgggcctttttttttttttttttttttttttcagtttggttgctgtgaagttGTTTTTCAAGCtacttgagcaaagcaatggccgaaggtacatatatattaaattatttccgctgctagttttattgttaattagcatttaatatatatgttatttcttACGGTTGGCTCTAATTTTAGTGTAGGAGAAGATATACGAGGAGTATTACCGGgacaaaagaaggaaagaaaagttAGCCTGCAACAATGGAGGAAGACGACATGTCTTTGTAATGGAAGCAATCTTGGCATATCTCAGAGGTAGTAGAATGAGCTGTGTGTATCATTTTGTGAAAGGTGTTATCAACAACATAATTGGTGTTTTAAGGCTGTATTTTCTTAGAGGAGACAGCTTGATTTAATTAGCTATAGAAAGAAGGAATCAAGATGACTTGAGAGTTGGACAAAGGGGTCGAAGTACGAGAACACACGTGAGCTGCTTTATTTCTTGAGAAAAATAAAGTGAGTGCTTTGCTTTGCAAGTTGCCTACTTTATCATCTCACGGAgttctatatattttatatatatgagaaataaaaagttTGTCATCCTAattaacttcaattttttgttctacaggtgttgaatatatatatatatatatatatatatatatatatatagagagagagagagagagagagagagagagagagagtatctGACAGGATATATGAAGCTTTGCCTCGATCTGGTTGAGCAGAAGCTGTGTCactcataaaatattttgtgatttttttttttcaattgaaaagtgaaaagaaaaaaaaaaattgattttttgaataaCCTATTCCATTCTTCAAGGAAAATTAAAGTTACTCATATCAAAAGctattcctttccttttttccaaGAGGAATATATAGGGAATATTTATTCCTTTTAATGGTATAGAATCAAATAGAACGAATAGTTATTCACATGAAATAGCCATTTCATTTCAAGAGTTTAGTACTTCACATGTCAAATGGGCCCTAATTAGGTCACACTGAATATGCATAATAGACCATGCATTAAAATAGAATGACTATTTATTTGGGAGTATACCATTCTTAAGAATAGCTAATTTCTTACGAAGAAGAATACATatttctccttaaaaaaaaaaaaaaaatcaattctttgAGGAATTGaatgagtttttcaaaaaattcattagttctttttcttaatttttctgtAAACCtaaatattgaaaaagaaaatcacaaacaTATTTGTGGAATATAAAACACCATAACATCCGTTAAAATACATCCAAGAATCCCATCAactccaaaaaaatttcttcatttctttgAATATACGAAATCCACAACCCAAACAAAAGAGCTACCTGCGGCCAATCTGACCCTTCACCTCAATCGGTTAGCTTCCAAAATCAGCACAAAAAACACCATCACATCACATGCAACCCAAGTTTCCACAATAAAAAACCCAGCAAACTATCCTACAAAAAGCTTCACATAATTGGCCCTTTACCAATTCATATAACTCATATTACATCAACTATATATCAAGATTCCATAACACccaatatgtatttttttttttaatggaataatCATCCCGCGTACCAAATGGGAAACATGACTCTTTTATAAACACTGCAAGA
Coding sequences within it:
- the LOC132170781 gene encoding xyloglucan endotransglucosylase protein 1-like produces the protein MAVYICHRISELLLVSLFVSSFVVSSAGTFDGDCDIMWGDHRGKILDKGKLLTLSLDQISGSGFQSKREYLFGRIDMQLKLVSGNSAGTVTAYYLSSEGTNHDEIDFEFLGNLSGQPYIVHTNVYTQGKGEREQQFYLWFDPTKDFHTYSFVWNPQLIIFLVDNTPIRVFHNEESIGVPFPKSQPMKLYSSLWNADQWATRGGLVKTDWSKAPFTAYYRNFNANACVWSTGSSSCGSTSTSSPTPGGWQTQGLDANGRRRLRWVQKYFMIYNYCTDFKRFPQGHPRECRRAS